The following proteins are co-located in the Candidatus Methanogranum gryphiswaldense genome:
- a CDS encoding methanogenesis marker 15 protein, which produces MTIKIAQLSCGTEYSSVQYEIDKAARSVGAKVVYPDVSFEDINEAVKRFGFNPRSPQLKLMIARAIKLADKKYDADAVFITSCFRCAEAALVRNELRRFIQENTNLPVVTYSFTERLKAAQLLTRMEALVTIVTKKDLLARERQTGLTAGLDSGSSTTKAVIMQNNKIIGKDWTSTGDVVKSAQQVLENAMKEAGVEFKQIEALGTTGYGRFNLGKFYNAKLVQEELTVNSKGAVWLADRQRGEATILDIGGMDNKAITVRNGVPDNFTMGGICAGASGRFLEMTAKRLKIEIEELGKLADKGDWRNAKMNSYCSVFGIQDLVTGLGEGKSFEDVAAAACHSVAEQVYEQQLQEIDVRHPIIQVGGTSLISGLVKAVGEVLGERPIVPPNSQYIGAVGGALLSSGLL; this is translated from the coding sequence ATGACCATAAAGATCGCGCAACTTTCATGCGGAACAGAATATAGTAGCGTTCAGTACGAGATCGATAAGGCAGCACGTTCAGTTGGTGCGAAGGTCGTCTATCCTGATGTATCATTTGAGGACATAAACGAGGCCGTTAAGAGGTTTGGATTCAATCCAAGATCGCCTCAGTTGAAGCTCATGATAGCAAGAGCGATCAAACTGGCTGATAAGAAATACGATGCTGATGCCGTTTTCATAACATCATGTTTCAGATGTGCTGAGGCCGCATTAGTAAGGAACGAATTGAGAAGATTCATACAGGAGAACACGAACCTGCCAGTGGTCACATATTCTTTCACAGAGAGACTCAAGGCAGCTCAGTTGCTTACGAGGATGGAGGCACTGGTGACGATCGTTACAAAGAAAGACCTTCTCGCGAGAGAGAGACAGACGGGACTTACCGCAGGCCTAGATTCTGGATCCAGTACCACCAAGGCCGTGATAATGCAGAATAACAAGATCATCGGGAAGGATTGGACAAGCACAGGGGATGTGGTCAAGTCAGCACAACAGGTGCTTGAGAACGCCATGAAGGAAGCAGGAGTTGAATTCAAACAGATAGAGGCCCTGGGTACAACCGGGTACGGTCGTTTCAATCTTGGAAAATTCTATAATGCCAAGTTGGTCCAAGAAGAGCTTACGGTCAATTCCAAGGGCGCTGTGTGGCTTGCAGACAGGCAACGCGGGGAAGCAACGATACTCGATATCGGAGGAATGGACAACAAGGCCATCACCGTAAGGAACGGTGTTCCCGATAACTTCACAATGGGAGGCATATGTGCCGGTGCATCTGGAAGATTCTTAGAGATGACGGCCAAGAGACTCAAGATAGAGATAGAGGAACTCGGGAAGCTTGCAGACAAGGGAGATTGGAGAAATGCGAAGATGAACTCCTATTGTTCCGTCTTTGGTATCCAGGACCTTGTTACAGGATTGGGAGAGGGAAAATCCTTTGAGGATGTCGCGGCGGCTGCATGTCATTCTGTTGCTGAGCAGGTCTATGAACAGCAGCTTCAGGAGATCGACGTCAGGCATCCAATAATACAGGTCGGCGGCACATCTTTGATATCAGGGCTTGTCAAGGCCGTTGGAGAGGTATTGGGAGAGCGTCCGATAGTTCCACCGAATTCACAATACATCGGAGCTGTCGGAGGTGCCCTGCTGAGCTCAGGGCTCCTGTGA
- a CDS encoding methanogenesis marker protein 6, which translates to MSEERETRLFMISPDSMLTPDQLVRMVHAMGMEATVKETCYGCLVEGPSKLVREILAAVREKYPYEVFSKVRAYPCGDPRRCRAQHGTRPGFAQLEAEWAALPLIEHGLKCSDEGKKYKAHEEEKQLPLDDFKKICEASR; encoded by the coding sequence ATGAGCGAAGAAAGGGAGACCAGACTTTTCATGATCTCTCCTGATTCCATGCTTACACCTGACCAATTGGTCCGTATGGTGCATGCCATGGGCATGGAGGCCACGGTAAAGGAGACCTGTTATGGTTGTCTTGTCGAGGGTCCAAGCAAGCTAGTGAGAGAGATCCTGGCCGCGGTCAGGGAGAAATATCCATATGAGGTATTCTCCAAGGTAAGGGCGTACCCCTGCGGAGATCCGAGAAGATGTCGTGCACAGCACGGTACGAGGCCCGGATTTGCGCAGTTGGAGGCTGAATGGGCGGCATTACCGTTGATAGAGCACGGACTAAAGTGTTCTGATGAAGGTAAAAAATACAAGGCCCATGAAGAAGAGAAACAACTTCCATTAGATGATTTTAAGAAGATATGCGAGGCGAGCAGATGA
- a CDS encoding methanogenesis marker 3 protein has product MKVIVNGKEKNLKSGAKLKDAISKEPYVKDSLISIHLSTDKLVKDTNDFELVMSSGVMVLHLDDSDDAKLWKSITNKIIGVTSRWVTNEIVAFGSFPTDIVTDRTERKYEPFECFFSLGGFDNQTTYIMIARKDHYRSYGAGTGRIGKITVGRHLLGLLKEGEEIKEIRPLMSETSSENVVITKDLEYPLEENNRIETCVNVVLDQHSHASSEQILIIGSKGYINVSESTGSFLGCRDDMDVQIPDEKHQIRERGTVAVRTSGNGEGHVLFYRETRQITQAHNYAGHVDRGLALIMRAGKDEKVSITTEPARVLSVGMTQAKGEEFLSQFNIKQKRTGDLSDEAIIAEQKPEMTMEALEKGEVETFAVPRDKVFKISINDGDPLTSHYFRKVTGLSHKSVGLLKVQFTFPGMPMVTFYGDEVRAMSLYPQDPFKKCKKGDIGVTNQSRPHHGLMGIRLQDSKEYGPSGEEPYGTNMIGRFLDDVKKLEELDEEDTIYVTEEKI; this is encoded by the coding sequence TTGAAGGTCATAGTCAACGGAAAAGAGAAGAATTTGAAATCCGGGGCTAAGTTAAAGGATGCCATATCAAAGGAACCTTATGTGAAGGATTCGTTGATCTCCATTCATCTTTCGACAGATAAACTCGTTAAAGATACCAACGATTTCGAACTTGTGATGTCGTCTGGCGTGATGGTACTGCATTTGGATGATAGCGATGACGCCAAACTTTGGAAGTCGATAACAAACAAGATAATAGGGGTCACATCGAGATGGGTGACCAATGAGATAGTGGCGTTCGGGTCCTTTCCAACCGACATAGTTACAGATAGAACGGAGAGAAAGTACGAACCCTTCGAATGTTTCTTTTCTCTGGGCGGATTCGATAATCAAACCACATACATCATGATAGCAAGGAAGGATCATTACAGATCCTACGGGGCAGGTACAGGAAGGATCGGCAAGATCACTGTTGGAAGACATCTTCTGGGCTTGTTGAAGGAAGGAGAGGAGATAAAGGAGATACGTCCACTGATGTCTGAGACCAGTAGTGAGAATGTAGTGATCACCAAGGACCTTGAATATCCATTAGAGGAGAATAACAGGATAGAGACATGTGTCAATGTTGTTCTGGATCAACACTCGCATGCATCATCTGAGCAAATACTCATAATAGGTTCCAAAGGTTACATCAATGTAAGTGAAAGCACCGGAAGTTTTCTTGGATGCAGGGACGACATGGACGTTCAGATCCCGGATGAGAAGCATCAGATAAGGGAAAGAGGGACGGTCGCTGTCAGGACATCAGGGAACGGAGAAGGGCATGTTCTATTCTACAGAGAGACTAGACAGATCACACAGGCCCATAACTATGCAGGGCATGTCGATAGAGGTCTGGCATTGATAATGCGTGCCGGAAAGGATGAGAAAGTATCGATCACCACCGAGCCTGCACGTGTATTGTCCGTCGGGATGACCCAGGCAAAGGGGGAAGAATTCCTTTCACAATTCAATATCAAACAGAAAAGGACAGGCGATCTGTCCGATGAAGCCATCATAGCAGAACAGAAACCAGAGATGACCATGGAGGCTCTAGAGAAAGGAGAGGTGGAGACCTTTGCGGTTCCAAGGGATAAGGTCTTTAAGATCTCGATCAACGATGGCGATCCCCTAACTTCTCATTATTTCAGAAAAGTGACAGGCCTGAGTCATAAGTCCGTGGGTCTGTTGAAGGTGCAGTTTACTTTCCCAGGTATGCCGATGGTGACATTCTATGGTGATGAGGTAAGGGCCATGAGCCTTTATCCTCAGGACCCCTTCAAGAAATGCAAGAAAGGAGACATAGGTGTGACCAATCAGTCCAGACCGCATCATGGTCTCATGGGCATAAGGCTTCAGGACAGCAAGGAGTATGGGCCGTCCGGAGAGGAGCCGTACGGAACAAACATGATCGGCAGATTCCTTGACGATGTCAAGAAATTAGAGGAACTCGACGAAGAGGATACCATATACGTAACGGAGGAGAAGATATGA
- the mcrC gene encoding methyl-coenzyme M reductase I operon protein C, whose product MKQQIGRHLSFVECRESMGLGVGGGLAQRATISESGRDVVVIAMGPGRRHITKPVCEITYALREEGIDTSVLVVNAGSGVPADAPDVTTGTNFGLDPIEVERIQQYKLALIHLGNVRLHIVYKARLILRNVNIPAVIVSQCPVDYEDFAAIGVKTSVVMPSDENINTKGEIVDIVTGVIRGVTCPQDKLDEVVSKIQAHLPNKGA is encoded by the coding sequence AAGCAACAGATTGGAAGGCATCTAAGTTTTGTTGAATGTAGGGAGTCCATGGGACTCGGTGTAGGTGGAGGTCTGGCGCAGAGAGCGACCATTTCAGAAAGCGGTCGTGATGTCGTGGTCATAGCCATGGGTCCTGGGAGAAGGCACATAACCAAACCGGTATGTGAGATAACCTATGCGCTCAGGGAAGAGGGGATCGACACGAGCGTATTGGTCGTCAATGCTGGATCAGGCGTACCAGCCGATGCTCCAGATGTTACTACTGGAACAAATTTTGGGTTGGACCCCATCGAGGTGGAAAGGATACAGCAGTACAAGCTCGCATTGATACACCTTGGAAATGTCCGCCTTCACATAGTATACAAGGCAAGATTGATACTCAGGAATGTCAACATACCTGCAGTCATCGTATCTCAGTGTCCAGTCGATTACGAGGATTTTGCTGCGATAGGCGTCAAAACATCCGTGGTTATGCCTTCTGATGAGAATATCAACACAAAAGGAGAGATAGTTGACATCGTCACCGGGGTTATCAGGGGAGTAACATGCCCCCAGGATAAGCTGGATGAGGTGGTTTCAAAGATACAGGCGCATCTGCCGAATAAGGGGGCATGA
- a CDS encoding methanogenesis marker 5 protein, with product MKVFIDPPNSMILYDLVERFGHEPLSAMAAIQNKIDNIEVDMPPMNVTLDDVIRGLKYAGVEVPSGIRGRLAMWGPLIEQADAAVIMIDAPFSFGCVGCERSNEMVKYLIKRRGIPTVTVYYPKNEEEAETVVGQVKEFLEGLK from the coding sequence ATGAAGGTATTCATAGATCCCCCCAACAGCATGATATTATACGACTTGGTGGAGAGGTTCGGACATGAGCCTTTGTCCGCTATGGCGGCCATCCAGAACAAGATAGACAACATAGAGGTCGATATGCCGCCTATGAATGTGACCCTCGACGACGTGATCAGGGGTCTAAAGTACGCAGGAGTGGAGGTGCCTTCCGGAATAAGGGGCAGGTTGGCCATGTGGGGCCCGTTGATAGAGCAGGCGGATGCTGCGGTCATAATGATCGATGCACCGTTCAGTTTCGGTTGTGTTGGATGTGAACGTTCCAATGAGATGGTCAAATATCTTATCAAAAGACGTGGGATTCCCACAGTGACGGTCTACTACCCCAAGAATGAAGAGGAAGCAGAGACGGTCGTAGGGCAGGTAAAGGAGTTTTTGGAGGGATTGAAATGA